The DNA region CAACAAAATCCTCCTCCGGAGCCGCCGAGACGCCTCTGGAATGAGGCAAACGAAATCCAGCCCCGCCGAGGCCATCCCAAATGGAATTAGGGCCGGGAAAATCAGATTGCGGTTCTGAGCAGCAGCGGGGCCGCGgccagccccattccctgcGGGAGAATTCCCAGAGCCGCTCCTCAccctctggagcaggagcagggctggattgGATCCAAATCCTTGGGAAGATGCAGGAGCTGGGACTGGAGcccaaaaattcacccagaGGTTCCCAAGCCTTGGGAATAAAATTCCCGCTAACCAGGCAGGATTTGGGAAGTTTTCCAAGCCAGCACCAGCCACGTTTGTGGACTCGGTTTTTAGGGAAGTGAggattttccaggattttcagCAGGGTTGGAGCCACCGTCCCCTCCTGTGCTTAAACCCAGAATTATTGGATTTCCTTTTAAACCAACTCCTCTCTAACAGAAGTCCTCACTGATCCATAGCATTCCCAGAATTCTCACGgcattcccagtgttcccattgcattcccagtgctcccacagtgttcccagtgcttCCACAGCATTCCCAATGGTGGATCCTCAGGGATTATCCTGTTTTTTCCAGGTCCCACCATTTCCCCATGTCCATCCTGCTGGATCCTCAGGGATTATCCCATTTTTTCCAGGCCCCACCATTTCTCCATGTCCATCCTGCTGGATCCTCAGGGATTATCCCCGTTATTTTTCCAGGTACCACTTTTCCATGACGGTCCTGCTGTACCTGCTGCCGCTGCTGGTGATTGGCTGCGCCTACGCCGCCGTCGGCCGCACGCTCTGGGCCAGCGCCATCCCCGGGGACTCCTCCGACCGCTACCACGAGCAGGTGTCAGCCAAGAGGAAGGTGAGGAACgctgggaggggctggatcCAGAATTCCTGGCCAATCTCCACAAGGTGAGGAACTCCGGGAGGGGATGGATCCAGAATTCCTGGCCAATCTCCACAAGGTGAGGAActctgggaggggatggatCCAGAATTCCTGGCCAATCTCCACGAGGTGAGGAattcccagaggggctggatccAGAATTCCTGGCCGGTCTCCATAAGGTGAGGAACTCTGGGAGGGGCTGGATCCAGAATTCCGGGCCATTCCCAACGAAGGCCACTCCCAAGGCTGGAATGGCTGCAGGATGGCTCTCTCCCGTGCAGGTGGTGAAGATGATGATCATGGTGGTGTGCACCTTCGCGCTCTGCTGGCTGCCCTACCACGTCTACTTCACGCTGCAGTACCTGCGGCCCGAGTGGTACCTGCAGAGCTTCATCCAGCAGGTCTACCTGGCCGTCATGTGGCTGGCCATGAGCTCCACCATGTACAACCCCATCATCTACTGCTGCCTCAACGACAGGTGGGAGCGCCGCGAGCGCGGGGTcccaggggacaggagggacggGGTTGTTTTGGGATGGTTCTGTCCTGGGATGGTTCTGTCCTGGGATGGTTCTGTCCTGCCTTCCGCCACTTCCAGCAGAGGTGGGCGTGGCACAATTCTCACCTGGAGTCTTTCCTAATCCCCGTGGATTTTGAGGGCAAAGATCAACTGAAACGATCCCAGCTCCTAACTGGGGTTTATGGGGGTTTTCCATTCCTCGGTGGGTTTTTAATTTCTTGGtggatttttcatttcttgGAGGGTTTTTCCTCTCCTCAGTGAAAGATGGCAATTTTGTCATGTTTAGAAAAGCTCAGCTTGATCTCCCCCTTCCTTTGTCCATCTCCATCCTGTTCCTTTCGCCATCTCCATGTCTTTCCTCATTCCTTTGTCCATCTCCATCCCGTCCCTTTGTCCATCTCCATCCCGTTCCTTTGGCCGTCTCCATCCCATTGCTTTGTCTATCTCCATCCCGTTCCTTTGGCCGTCTCCATCCCGTTCCTTTGTCCATCTCCATCCCATTCCTTTGGCCATGTCCATCCCATTCCTTTGTCCATGTCCATCCCATTCCTTTGTCCATCTCCATCCCGTTCCTTTGGCCATCTCCATGTCTTTCCCCATCCATGCCCGTGGCCAGGTTCCGGGTGGGATTCAAGCACGCCTTCCGCTGGTGCCCGTGGGTCAGCGCAGGCGAGTacgaggggctggagctgcgctCGGCGCgcttcctgcacacacacagctccgTGTCCAAGCTCAGCCGCATGGACACCACCACCGTGGCCTCGGCGCTCGGCGTGGCCGACGAGGAGCTGGACGAGCCCGGCCGGGCCGAGCGGCTCTCCCTGGACATGACCTCCAACGGCTCCTCCCGCAGCGACTCCAAGACGGTCTCCGAGAGCTTCAGCTTCTACTCCAACACCCTGACCTAGACAggtcccctcagtgccaccacccTGCTTGTGCTGTGCCGGCGTTTCCCGCACTGTTTCCCCGTCTCTTTTCCTTGGGATGAGTTCCCTTGTGGGGCTGAGCACCAGGAATGCTTTCAGTGCCTGGCTGGAGATGGAGGGGATGCAGGAATGGGACAGAGCTGCGTTTCCCTCCACAATTCCAATGCTGGCCGGTGCTTCCATGCCCTCTGTGAGGCAGGAGGGACCTCTCGGTACATCCCACCCCATGGAAAACAGCCTCATCctgcccctccctcctcccatcCTTAATTTCATTCTCCCTGCTGGATATCCAGGGGGATCtggaatcccaaaatcccaaaaaggccttttccagctgcatgGGGAGTCATCGGCCACAGCGCAGATTCTGGGATTCAAACAGGCCTGGCTCTGCTTTGGGTCTGTTTGGCAGAAGAAGCGCGGCTCCTCTGGAAGCCGCAGCCAAGGATCCAGCGGTGCCTTTGGAAGCCGCAGCCAAGGATCCATCCGGGAGCCATTCCCATTGTTCGGAGCATTTTTCTGGGATTGCCGTGGATACAAGGCCTGCCCCACCCATCCTTGTCtttattgttgtttttattttctgtcccTCGAGGGCTCCTCATGGCCGAGGTTCCAGGAGGGGAAGCACAGGATCCGCTCTTTACGGAGCGTTCCCACGGGGAATGacgggatttgggttttttgggatttccgTGTCCTTGCTGGAGCCCTGGTGTGAGGtcacagagcccagcctgggagctCCCGGGGATTATTTCCCATTAAAATCACCATAATCTGAAAAAATTCCAATATTCAGCCTTCAGGACCCACCATGGGCCCTTCCAGCCTTCCCCATTCTGGGATtccgggattttgggatttattcctctcccaaaccctgccccaaaatcctgtgtccagctgAAAGATGGACACAACCATTACAATGCAAAGTTTAGCATGGGAATCCCCCTTTTCCGTggaaaatccaccccaaatcccatttctgCTGGAatatccaccccaaatcccatccctgtgACTCTGACATCCCTGAGGAATTCAGGATGGCGGCAGCTGGAAGGGACTTTCTGGGAAGTTCTTCCCATGGGAGCATCCCAAGAAAGAGGGAACCCAAGCGTCCTTCCCAAAGTGTCTCAGGATTGTCCTGGCGTGGATTTTCATGGATAAATATTCCTTTGATGTGGAGAATGGTTTGTTATCCCTTAACAAGGGGAGGAGGGGTGGGAGAGGGAAGAGCTGGAAAAGCTAAAATTCCATGAGAAAGATGGATGATGGATTTGGGGCACCCTCAGTGGGAGGGGTTTGCCCTGAAATGTCgccaaaacaggaaaaagggacaattcccaaaattcctcctcAAATTCGGGGCTGGGAGTGCAGCACTGATTCCCAAATCAGGGAAAAGGCTCTGATCCCCCCTGGAGCACGGGCAGGGCTCGGGGCCACTCCATTCTCCGGGCAATTCCCGGCGTTTCCAGTGTCCCTGATGGATTCCAGCTCCCCTTCCCAAGCTGGGCTTCCCAAATCCCGCTGCTCACCGGGAACGCGCAATCCGCGCTTTTCCAAGCAGGATATTCCAGGTGGGAATTGCAGGAGCATCCCGCCCCCGCTGGCAGTTCCAGCCGACTGGAATTCTGGATTTTAATTAAAGCAGCGttcccaggctcagctcagccccacgGGCCCGCTAAACTCCGGCTGCTGGTTTTCCATCAGTGATTTTATCCgggaaaaaggagagaagggaTAAATATCCACACGTTCCTGGCTGAGCTTCCTGTGAATGCCAGGCTGGATCCCCCTTCCCAATGGAGCAGTTTCCTTCACTGGGATTATCCCTTCCCAGTGGGATTCAGATCAggatcatcccatcccatcccatcccatcccatcccatcccatcccatccggATTCAGATCCCAATGGAGACATTTCCTTCACTGAGATTATCCCTTCCCAGTGGGATTCAGATCCCAATGAATCCATCACAATCATCCCAATCCATATGGATTCAGATCCCAACAGATCCATCAGGATCATCCCATCCCCTTTCCAGGGCTGTCCCTAATGGGGAATTTCACTCCCTCCCCATAAAATGAGGTACAAAATCCCCCTCAGCCACACAAGGAAAGGGAATTCCACATTCTCGGGGCTTTGGGTTATCCCTCCATCTCCAATTCCATGGggaaaccccccaaaattggggCTGACCacaaataaccccaaattttgTCGCTTTTGGTGCTTTCCAAGCGGGATCCGCAGCTCTGAGCGAGCCCATCCTGCTGAATTCCCTCTCTGCTTCAGCCTCATTTCCATGGATGCATTCCAGCGTTTTGCATAAATGTTTGCTTAATGCCGAGTccaaaatatcccagaaaataaaaaaccccgGGAACTCAAGGCAGCTCCCGGCTCCCAGGGCAGATCCCGCGGTTTCCATGGCACCCGGGGGGCTCTGGGATGCTTCCCAAAAActcagagctcagggaggaatGATTTGGGTTCAGGACATCGACATGGAAGGGAATTCACGTTTGTCAGGAATGCCCAGTTTCATTTTTGGGGCAGATTCCTGCAGATTTGGGGTTCCTGGAGGGTGGAGAATTCCAGCTTGTTCCCAGCAGTAATTAGCGTTAATTACCCTGGTAATTACTGAGCTCTGAACAGGAGCTGTCGGCAGCAGCCATTAGGaaccagcctgggctgggagggaattttggggtgggaaatgAGGAATTCAGTTGGATTTGGTGTTTCCAGGGCCAAGGAACCTCCTGGGCATCGGGAATtccagagggaaggaagggaaaagaggagagaggaaaTTGCTTCCACAAGGATGGGcttaatttgaaattaattattCATTGGAGCAACCGACGTTGCAGGAGGATTTAAGGAATCCTGGGGGATCCACGCTCTAGCCAGGattttttaggaagaaattcctccctgaggggctgggatgggatgagcaccaaaattctgggaaatcctgggatttGTGGCACAAGAACTGGGGATAATCCCCAGGGAATGAGAGCACCAAAGGTCAGATCCTCACTGCTCATTGGGAGTGAGGGGTGGGAGAGGGTATTGGGGCCATTCTCAGGGAATGAGGGGCAGCCAAAAGGGATTGGGACCATTCCCAGGGAATGAGAACCAAGAGAAAGGATTGGGGCCACTCTGAGCTCTGTGACACTCCAGCCTCTTCCAGAACATTCCCACTAAAGGGAAAAGAATCCATCCCAGCTGGAGGCGAGTGAGGcgtgcagcagccaggcagaacaGAGCTTCCCAATGAAATCTCGGAAAGATCCAacccctttccctctcctgagCTTTCCCTCGTGGCCCTGGAGCCACGGCCAGAGGGGATGGACACGGCCCTGGAAGGGGAAAACAGGGGGAGAATGccctgaaatcccaaatccgAGGCCTTTTCCAGGCTTCCATTCAGGGAATAGCCAGGGAATGGTCAGTTGGTCCCAGGGTGGGATTCTCTGCCCATTCCGAGGTCATTCCCTGCCCATTCCCTGAGCATTCCAGGCAAAGTCTCCAATCCTCGTTCCTTTTCCCAAGTTTCCCACCCCACAGCTTGGGGACATCCCGGtgccccaaatcctccccaacCCTTCCCAAGCCCGGCTGGAAAAGCCCCGGCAGCTCCCAAAGGAAACCCCTCCCTGcacccaggagcatccccacaTCCTcccgggattttgggaattgTGGGGAGCTGGGAATCGAGTCCTGGCAGGGATTTCTGGAGCCAGGGAGGGATCACAGCCCTTTGTACCATTGCTGTCACAGTGATCCATTCCCTCAATTCCCCCTTTCCATGCAGGAACGTTCCTGCTGATGCCGGGGGAAAATCCACTGCCGTTGCCAGGGCAGGAATGATTTATTTGGGCATAAAACCTGTCAGAATTCCTTGGAGTCTCCTCCGGGATGGGCTCAGCTGCAGAGATTGATTTGTTTACAGCAGCCACGGAAAGCGGGGGCTGCTCCCGGGAAAACacatcccaaacccagccggggattttccagcctctcctgctTATCCGGGAGCAGCCGAGGGAAGGGACCAACCCCATTGCTCAGCCCCCACATTGTCagggggacaaaaaaaaaaccccaaagtggtTCAGATCCTGCAGGTCTGGGAATCGGCCGGGGCCTCCTGGGTGCTTGGAATCTTCCAGGGAGATTCCAGGCTGCTCTTCCAAGGAGATTCCAGGCTCCAAGCATTGATTCCtttgccatttttggggttggatgaaggcagagctgagatccctctggctctgtcctggcaggaatggagcctggctccagagggacAGATGGAGCCAAAATATAACTGAGATCTGGGGGTTGAGGACCACCCTAAATCCACATATTCCtcagaaaaatggaattttcctTGTTTGGTTCCAGTTGATGGATGGCTGTGCTTGGAATGGGTTCTATAAAAACTCAACTGTGAACTGAGCCCAGGAAGGGCTCAACTGAGGAAACAGgattttctttgtttggttGACGTGTAGGTGTGTGTGGAATAAAAACCAAAGTGTGGATCAAGCTCAGCTccagagggatggatggagccaAAACCaaactgggatttgggggttaaGGATCACCCTAAATCCACACATTCCTTAGGAAAAATGGGTTTGTCCTTGCTTGGCTGATGGATGGCCGCGTTTGGAAGGGGTTCTATGGAAACCCAGATGTCACGCccatgctggggacagggctgggtggtgTTTCCTTGGATCAGCCCTTCCCGGGAGCCTGGAATATCCTGGATAGGGACACCATTCCCTAAATCCAGGTTTTCCCCCCTGGGACATCCCACGGCTCCGTCGCACTCTGGAGCTCGGATTTAATGAATCCCAAAGGTGTTTTCCACCCTCAGCAATTCCACGGTTCTGTGACCCCTTGGCCGCTCCGTGCGGGGAGGGGAAATCCTGGGAACCATTCCTGCGGAGACCAATCCACGGcttttcctcctgctccatccagcGGCTCGGCCGGGAAAAACCGCCGGGAAAAACGGCGGCACCCAGCGGCAGCGTCCCTAAATCGTGAATTCCGGCTGGGAATGCCGGGAAAAGCTCCTGCTCCCGGTGGAGTCAAACCCCTCTtcccaaactttgggaattcCCAAGCTTTGGGGACATATCTGGCACATCCAGGccatcccaaattttccctaaaGTTCCCAGAGCACGAGGGATGCTCCAGAAGGAAAAGCcatggattttctttcctcttggcAGAGCTTTGCCTCAGGCACAGAGCTCGGGGCTCTCCCAGGAGCGTCTCCCAGGGATGTGGGACCCGGTGAGGGTCAcggggaatgtgggaattacATCTGGAGAGTGACAGGAAATACGGGAACACATCTTGGAGAGTGACAGGGAATGTGGGAATACACTTTGTAGAGTGacagggaatgtgggaagaCACCTGGAAGGGCAAAGTGAATATCGGGACCCACCTGGAAGGGAAGGCTTGGATGTTGCACTcagtgacaaggtggggatcgGGCCCAGCTTGGACTCAGCGATCCCAAAGATTCCAAGATTACCTCAGCGATTCCGGGGTTAGCGGCGCGGCTCTGGCGGCTCCTCCTCCTTCCGGGGGGGGCTCCAGAGCAGCACCGGAGGCCGCTGACCCCGCTCCGGCCccggaatttggggggaaaagggggaaatggcGAGGCCGCCCCTTCCCTTCCCGGGCCCCCTCACGGCTCCCTCAGAGCGAAGCCCCGCCCCCTTCACCCTCACGACCGTTACCGAGCGCGCGCCGCCGTTCAAACCCGCCTCGGGGGCGGGCACGCCGCGCGCTGATTGGCAGGAAGGCGCGGAGGGGGCGTGGCCCCGGGGATGGCGGGCTCGCCCGCTGCGCGGCGCGGAGCCACGGCcatggctgcctgcagccccagcgctgccgccgccttccTCTCGCCGACCCTGCGGGCCCCCGGCAGCACCGGCACCCCCGTGTTCGCCGAGTGCCCCGACAACGACGATGAGCGCGAGAGGCGCCAGCGCCGCCGCTCCAGGGCTGTGGACTCGTCGCTGCAGGGCCTCGGTTCCCCATCGCTCAGGTAGGGCCGGTGCGCGATGCCCGGGCCGAGGGGGGGAATGCGGGCACCGACccccgcggggctgcggggggaATGCGGGCACCGACCCCCGCGGGGCTGGAGGGAGAGCCCGGACACCGATCCCGCTGTGTCCCGGGCTGAGGGAAGGGCACGGGCACCGATCCCGCTGTGTCCCGGGCTGAGGGGAGAGCCCCGGTAGCGACCCCGCTGTGTCCCGCAGGACCGAGAGCTGgcagccgccgctgccccaATGGACCAACGCGCAGATCTCGGAGCACTACAGCACCTGCATCAAGCTCTCCACCGAGAATGTGAGTCAGGGCAGCCGCGTTTGGGCCCTGCGCGGTTTAAAACCCCTCACCCGCGGCTCTGGCAGGTTAAAGGGCCATAAAGAGGTGTCTGGTCCCAGCTGGGCCGTGGGTTCTGTGCACACGCTTCTGGAATATCTCTGGGCAATCCCTGCCCGtgggtgtccctggccaggggaagggtcccagctttTTCTTCTGGGTGCTGCTTTCTTGCAGAAAATCACCACCAAGAACGCCTTTGGGCTGCACCTGATCGATTACATGACCGACATCCTGAAGCAGAAGAACTCGGAGCTCACCAACTTCCAGGTCAGAggggtccctgctgctgctgctgcttcatttctgtTGGACCACGtccttttctgacccagagatggggcagctgaGAGGTGTTTCAAAAACTTGcactccattttcagtctcacatgaggggtgagacaatacagatgttataattcacgCTATCACAGTCAGGAGCCCATGTTGCTGTTGAGGCGGTCATCTCTTATCTTCCCTTATCCTTCTTCTcttggtctccttggttacagccttggagagagctccttatcagcttctccttgcttctcagcttctcctcaCTCCTTTAGCTAGCAGGCCtgctgttagccccttccacaaGCCAACTATTTCCAAATTACACTATAACTCattgttatattatattaaacgTTAACCAGAAAATCCTccaattaacaaaccaaaaccactgcaCAAAATTGGCATTTCTAAACAATTCCTAAAGGATTTTTAGCTGCaatgccagaaaaaaaaccaaaaaaaaaaccaaactatgGGGAGAACACCCTTTGGGGTGTCCATAGCTTTCACTAAACCCTTTCCCTgttattgtatttatttatccCGGTTTCCCTGggggtgcagagccctgggggaTGGCCCAGGTGGggtttccctgcccagctgggaattccctgtccctgcaggtggcaGCCGGGACTCTGGACGCCAGCGCCAAGATCTACGCCATGCGCGTGGATTCCGTGCACGCCGACGCCTTCAGGGTCCTGGGCCACCTGGGCAAGGAGCCGCCCCCTGCCCGGGActcagacagcccccaggaaGGTGGgaattcccccttttcctcccagAAAACCCCCGGGGATTCCCCCTCGTTTCCCAGCCAGGCTCGGGGGGAGCCTCAGCGCTTTTTGGGAGTTCTGAAGGCGTTTGGGATCAGTTGGATGAGTTGGGTTTTCCAAGGGCTGGGAGATCCCGGATGGGTTCTCCTGgaatgctggagcagggaggggtgggaggaggagctggatcTGTCACTCAGTGATTTCAGGTTGCACTTTGGGATCAAACAGGGGCAGTTTTTGCCCAACAGAATCCATAGGAAGCCAGCAGAGCGCTGCTGATGCCCACACATCCTGAGGGATTTCAATGCCCGCTGCAGTTTGCTGTGCCAATTCCAGGGTTTCTCCCTCCTTTGGGGTACCCCAGCCCTTCTGAGGTGGAATTTGTCCCTTTCCCCATGCCagactccagcccagcccccgAGGCTGCCAAGAAGGCTCAGCCAAAGAAGAAGCAAAGCTTCAAAACCATCGAGCAGAACCTGAGCAACATCAACGTGCCCGAGGGCAGCCAGCGGCCTGAGGTgggcctgggctgctcctcatcctccctgggctgctcctcatcccccctgggctgctcctcatcccccctgccctgctcctcatcctccctgggctgctcctcatcctccctgcCATTCTGTCCTGGTTTTCCATTCCTGATTCCCATCTCCATTCCTGAGTCCCATTCCCTGATTCCCACCTCCATTCCTGATTCCCATTCCCCAATATCCATCTCCATTCCCCAATTCCCATTCCCCAATTCCCACCTCCATTCCTGAATTCCTCTCTCCATTCCCTGATTCCCATTCCCCAATTCCCCTCTCCACTCCCCCATCCTAATTCCCCCCACTATTCCCtgattcccatccccattccctgatCCCCTCTCCATTCCTGGATCCCCATTCCCTGATTCCCCCTCCATTCCTggattcccattcccatccccattccctaAATCCCCTCTCCATTCCCggattcccatccccattcccttATCCCCCTCTCCATTCCTGGATCCCCATTCCCtgattcccatccccattccctgatTCCCCCTCCATTCCTGGGTCCCCATTCCCTGATCCCCCTCCATTCCTGGATCCCCATTCCCTGATCCCCCTCCATTCCTGGGTCCCCATTCCCTGATCCCCCTCCATTCCTGGGTCCCCATTCCCTGATCCCCCTCCATTCCTGGGTCCCCATTCCCTGATCCCCCTCCATTCCTGGGTCCCCATTCCCTGATCCCCCTCCATTCCTGGGTCCCCATTCCCTGATTCCCCCCTCCATTCCTGGGTCCCCATTCCCTGATCCCCCCTCCATTCCCGGATTCCCATTCCCTGATCCCCATCATTCCCGGTTTTCCAGGTGGATCCCATGTTCCAGCGCGCAGTCGCCTCCTTTGACGAGTGCAACACCGCCGGCATTTTCCTGACGGGGCTGCGCTCCCAGGGCTTCCAGAGccgcctcctcttcccctctgaaatcgtccccctgccctcctcggagagcctggccctgcccagctcccatcccGTCACCGTGCCCACTCTGAAAGGTgaatcccagcccttcccagccttttccctgcTTGGATCCTGCCCTTTTCCCGTGCATTCGTTCCCGGCTTGgatcctgctccagctgctggaaaagTGGGGGTTTGGGAGGCTCGAGAtcctgagccaggctgggaattCCGGAGTAAGATTGGGAATTCCTGAGCCAGATTAGGGATTCCAGAGCCAGGTGGGAATTCCTGAATTTCATTCCtgaattcccattcccatccccattccctaATTCCCCCCCTTCCATTCCCGGATTCCCCTCTCCACTCCCCCATCTTAATTTGGGATCCTGTGCAGGAATTTTGGAGGTCCTGATCCAGGCTGGGAATTCCTGATCCAGgtgggaattcctgctgggatcccaggaactcacctgtgtcccccctCTCCGCAGCCCTGCTGGCCCCGTGCCTGGAAAAACGCCGGATCTGCTCCTCCCTGGCCGGATTCCAGTTCACCAAGTGGGATGAGGAGTCCCACAACGAG from Agelaius phoeniceus isolate bAgePho1 chromosome 30, bAgePho1.hap1, whole genome shotgun sequence includes:
- the TACR1 gene encoding substance-P receptor, coding for MDESPPLVAELEPLNASLNGSWTNPFVQPPWQVALWAAAYALIVVVAVVGNAVVMWIILAHKRMRTVTNYFLVNLAFAEASMAALNTVVNFSYAVHNEWYFGPAYCRFHNFFPIAAVFASIYSMTAIALDRYMAIIHPLRPRLSAAATKALIGLIWLLALLLAFPQGYFSVTAELPGRLVCLVDWPEPGAAMSGKTYHFSMTVLLYLLPLLVIGCAYAAVGRTLWASAIPGDSSDRYHEQVSAKRKVVKMMIMVVCTFALCWLPYHVYFTLQYLRPEWYLQSFIQQVYLAVMWLAMSSTMYNPIIYCCLNDRFRVGFKHAFRWCPWVSAGEYEGLELRSARFLHTHSSVSKLSRMDTTTVASALGVADEELDEPGRAERLSLDMTSNGSSRSDSKTVSESFSFYSNTLT